A stretch of Terriglobales bacterium DNA encodes these proteins:
- a CDS encoding cytochrome c oxidase subunit 3 — protein MTRSPDHQITRSSPLAFPPQFMIQSTMQAALMPAVKTTAPPRPSAPDSGGRGTDHKLPTGGGGEGEWGDASPRRGPRERLYRARVGLAIMMSTSLGLFVTLVIGYLWRRQQLIFDPVVHAYVSVWKPIAVPPLLWWNTLLLVLSSITLEIARQAYFREDLLMDEWLGISRPTLRKALPWEILSFLLASGFVVGQLYAWTQLRAEGIYLGSGPSSQFYYFLTGLHGLHLLGGMLVLIWAMLTALAGTGLESRRITLDITAWYWHAITLVWFGIFAALKLCE, from the coding sequence ATGACCCGATCACCCGATCACCAGATCACCCGATCCTCCCCGCTGGCTTTCCCTCCTCAGTTCATGATTCAATCGACAATGCAGGCGGCTCTTATGCCAGCAGTAAAAACCACAGCTCCCCCGAGACCGAGCGCGCCTGATTCCGGCGGACGCGGTACCGATCACAAACTTCCTACCGGCGGAGGTGGGGAAGGCGAGTGGGGGGATGCGTCACCTCGACGCGGTCCGCGCGAACGACTCTACCGAGCGCGAGTCGGGCTCGCCATCATGATGTCCACCTCGCTCGGCCTCTTCGTCACCCTGGTCATCGGCTATCTCTGGCGACGCCAGCAGCTGATCTTCGATCCCGTGGTTCATGCTTACGTTTCGGTGTGGAAGCCGATCGCGGTTCCTCCTCTGTTGTGGTGGAACACGCTGCTGTTGGTTTTAAGCAGCATCACTTTGGAGATTGCGCGGCAAGCCTACTTTCGCGAAGACCTCCTCATGGACGAATGGCTGGGCATTTCGCGTCCCACGCTGCGCAAGGCCTTGCCTTGGGAAATCCTGAGCTTCTTACTGGCTTCAGGTTTCGTGGTCGGGCAGCTCTATGCCTGGACGCAGCTTCGCGCTGAAGGGATTTACCTGGGCTCCGGGCCCAGCAGTCAGTTTTATTACTTTCTGACTGGCCTCCATGGTCTGCATCTGCTGGGCGGTATGCTGGTCTTGATCTGGGCGATGCTGACAGCTTTGGCGGGAACTGGCCTCGAATCGCGCCGCATCACCCTCGACATCACCGCATGGTATTGGCACGCGATCACACTGGTTTGGTTCGGGATCTTCGCCGCCTTGAAGCTGTGCGAATGA